From Drosophila nasuta strain 15112-1781.00 chromosome X, ASM2355853v1, whole genome shotgun sequence, one genomic window encodes:
- the LOC132796992 gene encoding ATP-binding cassette sub-family F member 1: MSKAKGKKKERFDDDDELQLDAEKVNVSDKKKQQQATASKKQQQGKKGKRGGGNNDSSDNESLTSSKVADDFDGKAKPKKAAANKKGNKKGKRNNDDWSDDEEQQQQKKPVADESDEEETPKSVPKKQQQQGKKSKKNNKKKQDEGFSDDDDDDNNKQLDDDEELDEPVVAKPASKKSKKKQQQQKNKFALSDDEEEDDAAEEEEEEEEQPKPAAKKSKQKQQKQQKNKYELSDNEEPEEAEVEAEEEPTSAQEEQPVEAKPEPKLEEQLEELQLKDEPEAEEEQEPEPKSEESVEAKEKKLTHKEKKKQKKQLEYERQMDLMTKKGGAGHSDLDSNFTMSQVQKSAGQQAALEHAVDIKIENFTISAKGNDLFVNANLLIAHGRRYGLVGPNGHGKTTLLRHIATRAFAIPPNIDVLLCEQEVVATDKTAIDTILDADVKRTELLKKSEELEKQFAGGDLTVQEELNDTFAELKAIGAYSAEARARRILAGLGFSKEMQDRPTNKFSGGWRMRVSLARALYLEPTLLMLDEPTNHLDLNAVIWLDNYLQGWKKTLLIVSHDQSFLDNVCNEIIHLDQKKLQYYKGNYSMFKKMFVQKRREMIKEYEKQEKRLRELKAHGQSKKAAEKKQKESLTRKQEKNKSKQQKQDEDEGPQELLARPKEYIVKFRFPEPSQLQPPILGVHNITFAFDGQKPLFIKADFGIDLTSRVAIVGPNGVGKSTFLKLLLGELEPQQGEQRKNHRLHVGRFDQHSGEHLTAEESAAEYLQRLFNLPHEKARKALGSFGLVSHAHTIKMKDLSGGQKARVALAELCLSAPDVLILDEPTNNLDIESIDALAEAINEYEGGVIIVSHDERLIRETGCTLYVIEDQTINEIDGEFDDYRKEVLDSLGEVVNNPSVVANAAVLQ; the protein is encoded by the exons ATGTCGAAAGCGAAAGGCAAAAAGAAGGAACGCtttgatgacgacgacgaacTGCAATTGGATGCGGAGAAAGTGAATGTCAGcgacaagaagaagcagcagcaagcaacgGCGTccaagaagcagcagcaaggcAAAAAGGGAAAGCGTGGCGGTGGCAACAACGACTCCAGCGACAATGAATCTTTGACCAGCAGCAAAGTGGCCGATGACTTCGACGGCAAAGCGAAGCCAAAGAAGGCGGCTGCCAATAAAAAGGGTAACAAGAAAGGCAAGCGCAACAATGATGATTGGAGCGATGAcgaagagcagcaacagcaaaagaaacCCGTGGCCGATGAATCCGATGAAGAGGAGACGCCAAAGAGTGTGCCcaagaaacagcagcagcagggcaAGAAGAGTAAAAAGAACAATAAGAAGAAGCAGGACGAAGGTTTcagtgatgatgatgatgacgacaacaacaaacagctgGACGATGATGAGGAGCTGGATGAGCCGGTGGTTGCCAAGCCGGCATCGAAAAAGTCCaaaaagaagcagcagcaacagaagaaTAAGTTTGCCTTAAGCGACGACGAAGAGGAAGACGATGCAgcagaggaggaggaagaggaagaggagcaGCCCAAGCCGGCAGCAAAGAAATccaagcagaagcaacagaagcagcagaagaacAAATACGAGTTGAGCGACAACGAGGAACCAGAGGAAGCAGAGGTGGAAGCGGAAGAGGAACCGACATCGGCGCAAGAGGAGCAGCCAGTGGAAGCGAAACCAGAGCCAAAGTTGGAGGAGCAGTTGGAAGAGCTGCAGCTTAAGGACGAGCCGGAAGCGGAGGAGGAACAGGAGCCGGAGCCCAAGTCGGAGGAATCTGTCGAAGCCAAGGAAAAGAAGTTGACGCacaaggagaagaagaagcaaaagaaacaaCTCGAATACGAGCGTCAAATGGATCTGATGACCAAAAAAGGCGGCGCTGGTCACTCGGATCTCGATAGCAATTTCACCATGTCGCAGGTGCAAAAGAGTGCCGGACAACAGGCTGCTCTGGAGCATGCGGTGGACATTAAGATCGAGAATTTCACCATATCTGCCAAGG GCAACGATCTGTTCGTGAATGCCAATCTGCTGATCGCGCATGGACGTCGCTATGGCCTTGTTGGCCCCAATGGACACGGCAAAACGACGCTGTTGCGCCACATTGCCACACGTGCCTTCGCCATACCGCCCAACATCGATGTGCTGCTGTGTGAACAGGAAGTGGTAGCCACCGACAAGACGGCCATCGATACCATCTTGGATGCAGATGTTAAACGCACCGAGTTGCTCAAAAAGAGCGAAGAGCTGGAGAAACAATTCGCTGGCGGCGATCTGACGGTGCAAGAGGAACTCAACGACACCTTTGCCGAACTAAAAGCCATCGGTGCGTATTCGGCAGAGGCGCGTGCTCGCCGCATCTTAGCCGGTCTTGGGTTCAGCAAAGAGATGCAGGATCGTCCCACGAACAAGTTCTCCGGTGGCTGGCGTATGCGTGTCTCTTTGGCCCGTGCTCTCTACTTGGAGCCGACGCTGCTGATGCTCGACGAGCCGACAAATCACTTGGATTTGAATGCGGTCATTTGGCTGGACAATTATTTGCAGGGCTGGAAGAAAACGTTGCTCATCGTGTCTCACGACCAGAGTTTCCTCGACAATGTGTGCAACGAGATCATCCATTTGGACCAGAAGAAACTGCAATACTACAAGGGCAACTACTCCATGTTCAAGAAGATGTTTGTGCAGAAGCGTCGCGAGATGATTAAGGAATATGAGAAGCAGGAGAAGCGTCTGCGCGAACTTAAGGCCCACGGCCAGTCGAAGAAGGCGGCGGAGAAGAAGCAAAAGGAGTCGCTCACACGCAAACAGGAGAAGAACAAGTcgaagcaacagaagcaggacgaggacgagggACCACAGGAATTGTTGGCCCGCCCCAAAGAGTATATTGTGAAGTTCCGTTTCCCGGAGCCATCGCAGCTGCAGCCCCCAATTCTGGGTGTGCACAACATCACGTTCGCCTTCGATGGCCAGAAACCGTTGTTCATCAAAGCGGACTTTGGCATTGATCTGACCAGTCGTGTGGCCATCGTGGGTCCCAATGGCGTGGGCAAGTCGACGTTCCTCAAGCTGCTGCTTGGCGAACTGGAGCCCCAACAGGGTGAGCAGCGCAAGAATCATCGCTTGCATGTGGGACGATTCGATCAGCATTCGGGCGAGCATCTGACAGCAGAGGAATCGGCGGCTGAGTATCTGCAGCGTTTGTTCAATTTGCCGCACGAGAAAGCGCGCAAGGCGTTGGGCTCGTTTGGTCTTGTCAGTCATGCGCACACCATCAAGATGAAGGATCTATCCGGTGGCCAAAAAGCGCGTGTGGCGCTTGCCGAGCTGTGCTTGAGTGCACCCGATGTTTTGATATTGGATGAGCCGACGAATAATCTGGATATTGAGTcaattgatgcactcgccgAGGCGATCAATGAGTATGAGGGCGGCGTCATCATTGTGTCCCACGACGAGCGTTTGATACGTGAAACCGGCTGCACATTGTATGTGATTGAGGATCAGACCATCAACGAGATCGATGGCGAGTTCGATGACTATCGCAAGGAGGTGCTCGACTCGCTCGGCGAGGTGGTCAACAATCCCAGTGTGGTGGCCAATGCCGCTGTGCTGCAGTAG
- the LOC132796995 gene encoding uncharacterized protein LOC132796995: MNTPFESRTLVNGGLLKQFTGQSVSIMVRVESVAGTNLMACSTDNHKLRISLPSELSAAQGAWVEVIGVSSSGDTIRAKEVIEFGGENIDFDVDSYNAMTQLLNNVKLFYRYG, encoded by the exons ATGAATACACCATTTGAATCACGAACACTCGTTAATGGCGGTCTGCTTAAGCAGTTTACGGGCCAGTCGGTGAGCATAATGGTGCGTGTGGAAAGCGTGGCGGGCACAAATTTGATGGCGTGCAGCACCGATAATCACAAGTTGCGCATTAGTTTGCCGAGCGAATTGAGTGCGGCACAAGGCGCCTGGGTGGAGGTAATTGGTGTCTCCAGCAGCGGTGACACCATACGCGCCAAGGAG GTTATTGAATTTGGCGGCGAGAATATCGATTTCGATGTGGACAGCTACAATGCGATGACGCAGCTGCTCAACAATGTGAAGCTCTTCTATCGCTATGGCTAA
- the LOC132796994 gene encoding protein regulator of cytokinesis 1-like, with amino-acid sequence MNEEMLQVKAAILAATSKDVDLLNKKWLQMFDAEYYQKLIWKLEERVRNFYMDLLTESDEKEKCILDAIDALKVEASEINRLMHRNVDIGEKPEDMPLIVWEQKLDKSIEHLREELQARRNEICELLLQQEELCEELGEQPLPLLADPLPKPQEMCAFKEHLERLRAERTRRMEELFKLRSEIKADMKVLQLLPLTAADERLLSQANQCLTPKMLEELRIMRAEMAAQVVELHERIDDMREKVEVLWERLQETDEVTMQRVRKATKYSQITYDVLSAELQRCQKLRRQNLKTFIEQLRLEISKWWDLTLKSEQERKRFSNYYNDYYNEDLLELHELELDDLKSFYNDNKEIFELFASRAEIWTRMVALEAKANEPNRFNNRGGQLLKEERERKAISSKLPKIEQQISELVQAYELRTRSPFLVHGENILEHMANEWVRLRQAKEQQSSARKQQVTSTKMLPPPNSGAVPPRTPLGHKNMSALSASTQSLRNTPSNWKLASISNSASKTTGNLHKRKLPNGDANSKQETPHAKRNLLKALTPMKKAAVHHKSNQHLVTAPSPRQQQQLQTTQKAGKSPMKKVRVLKDTMRRSSGMGRRSVGHATKKTRNKATIPEIRIRAPSGDENDGFETDENDTYDSFEKSIEPAARSSMMPQKMITSTFLKH; translated from the coding sequence ATGAACGAGGAAATGTTGCAAGTGAAGGCAGCAATACTCGCAGCCACCAGCAAGGATGTTGatcttttaaacaaaaagtGGTTGCAAATGTTTGACGCTGAATATTACCAAAAGTTGATATGGAAGTTAGAGGAGCGCGTGCGTAACTTTTATATGGACTTATTGACAGAATCAGACGAGAAGGAGAAGTGCATACTCGACGCCATTGATGCACTCAAAGTAGAGGCATCTGAGATCAATCGTCTAATGCACAGGAACGTGGACATTGGAGAAAAGCCGGAGGATATGCCGCTAATAGTGTGGGAGCAGAAGCTGGACAAGAGCATTGAGCATCTGCGAGAGGAACTACAAGCACGTCGCAACGAGATCTGTGaactgctgttgcagcaggAGGAACTGTGCGAGGAGCTGGGGGAACAACCTCTGCCTTTGCTTGCAGATCCGTTGCCAAAGCCACAGGAAATGTGCGCATTTAAAGAACATTTGGAACGGTTGAGGGCGGAGAGGACGCGTCGCATGGAGGAGCTGTTTAAGTTGCGCAGTGAGATCAAGGCGGACATGAAggtgctgcagctgttgccacTGACTGCTGCAGATGAGCGTCTGTTGAGTCAGGCGAATCAATGCCTGACTCCGAAGATGCTAGAGGAGCTGCGCATCATGCGGGCCGAGATGGCGGCCCAGGTGGTGGAGTTGCACGAGCGCATCGACGATATGCGCGAGAAGGTTGAGGTACTCTGGGAACGTCTGCAGGAGACGGATGAGGTGACGATGCAGCGAGTGCGCAAGGCGACTAAGTATTCGCAGATTACGTATGATGTGCTCAGTGCAGAGCTGCAGCGGTGTCAGAAGCTGCGTCGCCAGAACCTGAAGACGTTCATTGAGCAGCTGCGCTTAGAGATCAGCAAATGGTGGGACTTGACCCTCAAATCGGAGCAGGAAAGGAAGCGCTTCTCGAACTACTACAACGATTATTACAATGAGGATCTTTTGGAGTTGCACGAGTTGGAGCTGGATGATCTGAAGAGCTTCTATAATGACAACAAGGAGATATTTGAGTTGTTCGCGAGTCGCGCAGAGATTTGGACACGCATGGTGGCCTTGGAGGCCAAGGCAAATGAGCCGAATCGGTTCAACAATCGAGGTGGTCAGCTGCTGAAGGAGGAGCGCGAGCGGAAGGCAATTAGCAGCAAGCTGCCAAAGATTGAGCAGCAGATTAGCGAGCTGGTGCAAGCGTACGAGTTGCGAACTCGCTCTCCATTCCTCGTCCATGGCGAGAACATACTGGAGCACATGGCCAACGAGTGGGTGCGTCTGCGCCAGGCTAAGGAGCAGCAGAGCTCGGCCCGCAAGCAACAGGTGACCAGCACTAAGATGTTACCTCCTCCAAATTCAGGGGCTGTTCCTCCTCGCACTCCCCTCGGCCACAAGAACATGTCCGCCTTGTCGGCATCCACGCAATCGTTGCGTAATACTCCGTCCAATTGGAAGCTGGCTTCCATATCGAATTCGGCCTCAAAGACCACTGGCAATTTACACAAGCGCAAGCTGCCCAATGGGGATGCCAACAGTAAGCAGGAGACGCCGCATGCTAAGCGCAACCTACTGAAGGCATTGACCCCGATGAAGAAAGCAGCTGTGCATCACAAGTCGAATCAGCATCTGGTGACGGCGCCATCACCacgtcaacagcaacagctgcaaacGACTCAAAAAGCAGGCAAATCGCCGATGAAGAAGGTGCGGGTGCTGAAGGATACGATGCGACGCAGCTCGGGGATGGGCAGAAGGAGTGTGGGGCATGCTACAAAGAAGACGCGCAACAAGGCGACGATACCTGAGATTAGGATAAGGGCACCATCGGGGGATGAGAACGATGGCTTCGAGACGGATGAGAATGACACGTATGATTCGTTTGAAAAGTCCATTGAGCCGGCGGCACGTTCTTCCATGATGCCACAAAAGATGATTACTTCGACGTTTTTGAAACATTGA
- the LOC132796993 gene encoding protein regulator of cytokinesis 1-like, producing MKMDEAMLQVKAAILAATSKDVDLLNKKWSQMFDEEYCQELILKLEERVRNFYMDLLTESDEKEKCILDAIDALKVESSEINRLMHRNVDIGEKPEDMPLIVWEQKLDKSIEHLREELQARRNEICELLLQQEELCEELGEQPLPLLADPLPKPQEMCAFKEHLERLRAERTRRMEELFKLRSEIKADMKVLQLLPLTAADERLLSQANQCLTPKMLEELRIMRAEMAAQVVELHERIDDMREKVEVLWERLQETDEVTMQRVRKATKYSQITYDVLSAELQRCQKLRRQNLKTFIEQLRLEISKWWDLTLKSEQERKRFSNYYNDYYNEDLLELHELELDDLKSFYNDNKEIFELFASRAEIWTRMVALEAKANEPNRFNNRGGQLLKEERERKAISSKLPKIEQQISELVQAYELRTRSPFLVHGENILEHMANEWVRLRQAKEQQSSARKQQVTSTKMLPPPTPGAVASRTPLGHKNMSALSASTQSLRKTPSNWKLASITNSASKTTGNLHKRKLANGDANSKQETPTAKRSLMGALNTVHHRASPALRKPSQRILAAQQKTTKSPLMKVRVMEQTMRRSSGLGRRSMGHATKQHKKTAAASKLPARVQSEKENDDADDDDYTTDESSNVATGGHEDIGNYKMFAPAMRSSELPHALRARKQLQLPRRCNNNATNKNKHNQMVGNLKLAKTEATKPEKQIEAEKHQLQLPEPRLSRMWQAK from the coding sequence atgaAAATGGACGAGGCAATGTTGCAAGTGAAGGCAGCAATACTCGCAGCCACCAGCAAGGATGTTGatcttttaaacaaaaagtGGTCGCAAATGTTTGACGAGGAATATTGCCAAGAGTTGATATTGAAGTTAGAGGAGCGCGTGCGTAACTTTTATATGGACTTATTGACAGAATCAGACGAGAAGGAGAAGTGCATACTCGACGCCATTGATGCACTCAAAGTAGAGTCATCTGAGATCAATCGTCTAATGCACAGGAACGTGGACATTGGAGAAAAGCCGGAGGATATGCCGCTAATAGTGTGGGAGCAGAAGCTGGACAAGAGCATTGAGCATCTGCGAGAGGAACTACAAGCACGTCGCAACGAGATCTGTGaactgctgttgcagcaggAGGAACTGTGCGAGGAGCTGGGGGAACAACCTCTGCCTTTGCTTGCAGATCCGTTGCCAAAGCCACAGGAAATGTGCGCATTTAAAGAACATTTGGAACGGTTGAGGGCGGAGAGGACGCGTCGCATGGAGGAGCTGTTTAAGTTGCGCAGTGAGATCAAGGCGGACATGAAggtgctgcagctgttgccacTGACTGCTGCAGATGAGCGTCTGTTGAGTCAGGCGAATCAATGCCTGACTCCGAAGATGCTAGAGGAGCTGCGCATCATGCGGGCCGAGATGGCGGCCCAGGTGGTGGAGTTGCACGAGCGCATCGACGATATGCGCGAGAAGGTTGAGGTACTCTGGGAACGTCTGCAGGAGACGGATGAGGTGACGATGCAGCGAGTGCGCAAGGCGACTAAGTATTCGCAGATTACGTATGATGTGCTCAGTGCAGAGCTGCAGCGGTGTCAGAAGCTGCGTCGCCAGAACCTGAAGACGTTCATTGAGCAGCTGCGCTTAGAGATCAGCAAATGGTGGGACTTGACCCTCAAATCGGAGCAGGAAAGGAAGCGCTTCTCGAACTACTACAACGATTATTACAATGAGGATCTTTTGGAGTTGCACGAGTTGGAGCTGGATGATCTGAAGAGCTTCTATAATGACAACAAGGAGATATTTGAGTTGTTCGCGAGTCGCGCAGAGATTTGGACACGCATGGTGGCCTTGGAGGCCAAGGCAAATGAGCCGAATCGGTTCAACAATCGAGGTGGTCAGCTGCTGAAGGAGGAGCGCGAGCGGAAGGCAATTAGCAGCAAGCTGCCAAAGATTGAGCAGCAGATTAGCGAGCTGGTGCAAGCGTACGAGTTGCGAACTCGCTCTCCATTCCTCGTCCATGGCGAGAACATACTGGAGCACATGGCCAACGAGTGGGTGCGTCTGCGCCAGGCTAAGGAGCAGCAGAGCTCGGCCCGCAAGCAACAGGTGACCAGCACTAAGATGTTACCTCCTCCAACTCCAGGGGCTGTTGCTTCTCGCACTCCCCTCGGCCACAAGAACATGTCCGCCTTGTCGGCATCCACGCAATCGTTGCGTAAAACTCCGTCCAACTGGAAGCTGGCTTCTATAACGAATTCGGCCTCAAAGACCACTGGTAATCTGCACAAGCGCAAGCTGGCTAATGGGGATGCCAACAGCAAGCAGGAGACGCCTACGGCAAAACGGAGCCTGATGGGAGCGTTGAACACGGTGCATCATCGAGCGTCGCCAGCATTGCGGAAGCCGAGTCAGCGTATATTGGCTGCCCAGCAGAAGACGACGAAGTCGCCGCTGATGAAGGTGCGCGTGATGGAGCAGACAATGCGACGCAGCTCGGGATTGGGCAGGCGCAGCATGGGGCATGCCACAAAACAGCACAAGAAAACTGCTGCCGCCAGTAAATTGCCAGCCAGAGTtcagagcgagaaagagaacgacgatgctgatgatgatgactatACAACGGATGAGAGCAGCAATGTGGCCACAGGTGGTCATGAGGATATTGGCAATTACAAGATGTTTGCGCCTGCGATGCGCTCCTCCGAGTTGCCACACGCGCTGCGTGCCCgcaagcagctgcaactgcccAGGagatgcaacaacaatgccaccAACAAGAACAAGCACAACCAGATGGTGGGCAATCTGAAGCTGGCCAAGACGGAGGCAACAAAGCCAGAGAAGCAGATCGAGGCAGAGAAGCATCAGTTGCAACTCCCGGAGCCACGACTCAGCCGCATGTGGCAAGCAAAGTAA
- the LOC132797124 gene encoding zinc finger protein 768: protein MSKSPAMPDNMMTQYGGDFDAERVCRVCLREVGDFYFIYDEAPVEQGANIAQILNECTRYTCERYDKLPHHMCDTCIKAACQAYRFKRDAEKSYRSLVAMLGRTPALKPNSSEVCTQTEQLAMLQCGMCSEQFLNALELRLHRKRQHKQQQLEQLQCQVCAAQFQQFRQLRTHLIEQHNQPSTSPLLRRRPRLECGDCKRVFSRRDHLQRHMRTVHKERDGVDEMEGEQSMDTPWPAIDEATMQSGDELESAAVLLNNCAADDEEEQGQKRDQQSAYQSHTNPISSNEEADDDDELEAEAKQTLWLQIKPEPELEQLDADDKRRKKPHSKQQKEEELEEAHVKEEEELLPIKQERQRMDSVRQLEEEEENVELFEEALHSSEEEEEEADDEEEVEVEEEEQEEEEADESDLEELDDEEKPTASAETKVQIVREYLQQAGTATGTGTGTQSTTGGKQRRRRRNKQTIDAQPNPENRCDICQRTFSRHCHLLRHKLSHLEKKPHSCPHCPKAFARSDHLKAHVQSLHGSKEHKCVLCEAAFTRSDALERHKMSKHNGEGLDASSELKLQLSEHTCEYCAKRFSSKTYLRKHTLLHTEFLYACKSCDETFKERQQLRCHEKTHTGQRNFLCCICGDSFARNDYLRVHMRRHNGEKPYKCRYCIKAFPRATDLKVHERYHTGTKPNLCNTCGKSFHRAYNLTIHMRTHTGERPYKCDQCPKSFSQSNDLKAHIRRHTGERYKCPHCDAYFLQLYHMRNHCLSAHNKHIETKTGRLQRTGLLDEPTHSHLTTVVMPPAAPTTTTTTAAAVAATTTMAVPLPAAATPLVHSPVAYNTSSPVAIVQDGFVSTASNAAATATTTSTTTPTPFGAFNITPVVMAHLMYNHGGQHDSQLSNASGSERATGK, encoded by the exons ATGAGCAAATCACCCGCAATGCCAGACAACATGATGACTCAATACGGCGGCGACTTTGATGCAGAGCGCGTGTGTCGCGTTTGCCTGCGAGAAGTGGGCGACTTCTATTTCATCTACGATGAGGCGCCCGTGGAGCAGGGCGCCAACATTGCCCAGATCCTCAACGAGTGCACGCGATACACGTGCGAGCGTTACGACAAGTTGCCGCATCACATGTGTGACACCTGCATCAAGGCGGCCTGTCAAGCGTATCGCTTTAAGCGCGACGCCGAGAAATCGTATCGCTCCTTGGTCGCGATGCTGGGCAGGACGCCAGCATTGAAGCCAAACAGCAGCGAGGTCTGCACACAGACCGAACAGCTGGCCATGCTGCAGTGCGGCATGTGTAGCGAACAGTTCTTGAATGCGCTCGAGTTGCGTTTGCATCGCAAGCGACAGcataaacaacagcaactggagCAGCTGCAGTGTCAGGTGTGTGCGGCACAGTTCCAGCAGTTCCGCCAGCTACGCACACATCTCATCGAGCAGCACAATCAGCCGTCCACATCGCCGCTGCTGCGACGCCGACCGCGTCTCGAGTGTGGCGACTGCAAGCGCGTCTTCAGTCGACGCGATCATCTGCAGCGCCACATGCGCACAGTGCACAAGGAACGCGATGGTGTCGACGAGATGGAGGGGGAGCAGTCAATGGACACTCCATGGCCGGCCATTGATGAGGCCACCATGCAGAGCGGCGATGAGCTGGAATCGGCCGCTGTGTTGCTCAACAACTGCGCCGCTGACGATGAGGAGGAGCAGGGTCAGAAGCGGGATCAACAGAGTGCGTATCAGAGTCACACGAATCCCATATCGAGCAACGAGGAGGCggatgacgacgacgaacTTGAGGCGGAGGCCAAGCAAACGCTGTGGCTGCAAATCAAGCCAGAGCCGGAGCTGGAGCAACTGGATGCAGATGACAAGCGTCGCAAAAAGCCGCATAGCAAGCAGCAGAAAGAGGAGGAGCTGGAGGAGGCGCATGTAAAAG AGGAAGAGGAGCTACTGCCAATTAAGCAGGAGCGTCAGCGCATGGATAGCGTGCGACagctggaggaggaggaggagaacgTGGAGCTCTTCGAGGAAGCACTGCACAGCTccgaagaggaggaggaggaggcggatGACGAGGAAGAGGTAGAGGTAGAGGAGGAAGAgcaggaagaggaagaggccGATGAAAGCGACTTGGAGGAACTGGACGATGAGGAGAAGCCAACTGCAAGCGCGGAGACAAAAGTGCAAATTGTGCGCGAATATCTGCAGCAGGCAGGCACAGCAACTGGAACAGGAACAGGAACCCAATCGACAACTGGTGGAaaacagcgacgtcgacgccgcAACAAGCAAACAATCGATGCACAACCAAATCCCGAGAATCGCTGCGACATCTGTCAGCGCACGTTCTCACGCCACTGCCATCTGTTGCGCCACAAGCTGTCGCATCTGGAGAAGAAGCCGCACAGCTGTCCCCACTGCCCAAAAGCCTTTGCACGCAGCGATCATCTGAAGGCGCATGTCCAGAGTCTGCACGGCAGCAAGGAGCACAAGTGTGTGCTGTGCGAGGCGGCCTTCACACGCTCCGATGCGCTCGAGCGGCACAAGATGAGCAAGCACAATGGCGAGGGACTCGATGCGAGCAGCGAACTGAAGCTGCAGCTCAGCGAACACACCTGCGAATACTGCGCGAAGCGTTTCTCGAGCAAAACCTATTTGCGGAAGCACACGCTGCTCCACACCGAGTTCCTCTATGCGTGCAAGAGCTGCGACGAGACGTTCAAGGAGCGGCAACAGTTGCGGTGCCACGAGAAGACGCACACCGGCCAGCGGAACTTCCTCTGCTGCATCTGCGGCGACAGCTTTGCGCGCAACGATTATCTGCGCGTCCACATGCGACGCCACAACGGGGAGAAGCCCTACAAGTGTCGCTACTGCATCAAGGCGTTTCCGCGTGCCACCGATCTCAAGGTGCACGAACG CTACCACACTGGCACCAAACCCAATCTGTGCAACACGTGCGGCAAGAGTTTCCATCGCGCCTACAATCTGACCATACACATGCGCACACACACCGGCGAACGTCCGTACAAGTGCGATCAGTGCCCCAAGAGCTTCAGCCAGAGCAACGATCTCAAGGCGCACATCCGACGCCACACCGGCGAGCGGTATAAGTGTCCGCATTGCGATGCCTACTTCCTGCAATTGTATCACATGCGCAACCATTGCCTCAGTGCCCACAACAAGCACATCGAGACGAAGACGGGGCGCCTGCAACGCACCGGTCTGCTCGATGAGCCAACGCACTCGCATCTGACCACCGTTGTGATGCCGCCAGCGGCGCCGACGACGACCACAACAActgcggcggcggtggcggcaacgacaacgatggcTGTGCCATTGCCTGCGGCGGCCACGCCCCTTGTGCACTCGCCTGTCGCTTACAATACATCGTCGCCGGTGGCAATAGTGCAGGATGGATTTGTGAGCACCGCCAGCAAtgcggcagcgacagcaacgacgacgtcgacgacgacgccgacaCCTTTTGGCGCCTTCAACATAACGCCAGTTGTGATGG CGCATCTCATGTATAACCATGGCGGACAACACGACAGCCAGCTGAGCAATGCCAGCGGCAGCGAACGTGCAACGGGCAAATAG
- the LOC132797127 gene encoding probable 6-phosphogluconolactonase, giving the protein MSAYPDCAFHLRVAETEDELVQNLSQVIKVYAETAFHRNGTFRLGVSGGSLVQLLTRALVALQLDTSAWKFFFCDERYVPHDHNDSTFNAYKTHMLTKLPSILESQFVKANTSLPLDKCAQDYETELKRIFGSASPEFDLLLLGMGPDGHTCSLFPEQPESLAEKQRLVIPISDSPKPPPQRITFTLPLLNNARQLVFVVTGASKSAVVKRVFEERDKELPSSWIEPVNGELTLIADAAAAASLTSRQIKC; this is encoded by the exons ATGTCAGCATATCCGGACTGTGCATTCCATTTGAGAGTTGCCGAAACAGAGGATGAGCTGGTGCAGAATCTCAGTCAAGTGATCAAGGTATATGCAGAAACCGCATTCCACCGGAACGGAACATTTCGCCTTGGTGTTTCAG GTGGCTCTCTAGTGCAGCTGTTAACGCGCGCCCTTGTTGCCCTTCAGTTGGACACAAGCGCTTGGAAATTTTTCTTCTGTGATGAACGCTATGTGCCCCATGACCACAATGATTCCACATTTAATGCGTATAAGACACATATGCTGACCAAATTGCCCAGCATACTGGAAAGTCAATTTGTGAAAGCGAATACATCGTTGCCTCTGGACAAATGTGCTCAGGACTATGAGACGGAGTTGAAACGTATATTCGGCAGTGCGAGCCCTGAGTTtgatttgctgttgctgggcaTGGGACCGGATGGACACACGTGTTCTCTGTTCCCAGAACAACCGGAAAGTTTAGCGGAAAAGCAGCGTCTGGTCATTCCCATCAGTGATTCACCAAAACCGCCACCACAACGCATAACATTCACGCTACCACTGCTCAACAATGCCAGGCAATTGGTCTTTGTGGTCACGGGTGCCAGCAAATCGGCTGTTGTCAAG CGCGTGTTTGAGGAGCGCGATAAAGAGTTGCCTTCTTCATGGATAGAACCCGTCAATGGAGAGCTGACATTGATTGCGGACGCCGCTGCGGCTGCGTCATTAACGTCTAGACAAATCAAGTGCTGA